GGGGACGTATCGAAACGACTTTCGCCAGCATCAAGTGTCGTCACCTGATTCGTCGTAATCTTCAGTTGGCGAATCGACCACTTCACACCGGTCTTTGTCGGCTGTTCCGTTTCGACCCATAGTAAAAACTCACCTGTACCCGTCATCATCGGGATTGCACTCTTCGTCGCACGGACGATTTTGTTATACTTTCGTTTTGTATCGTATGTATAAATGGTGCTCTTATTTTTTTGTGGATCGAAGTAGAAAATTTGGTCATGATAAGAATACTGTGGATTGAATGAAACGTGGAGTTTACTTAGTAAAGGAGAGAGGTCGTATGTCTTCGTTTGACCTAACGTGACGCGCTCTGTCTGCTTTCCTAGTTCGACCGGATGCTGATTCGTAGCTTCGGTCGTTGCTTTCTTGGATGAAACGTTCACTTGTTCAGATGGCGCGACATTTTTTTGTGCTACACGCGGTGTTGCTTGTTCTTCTATTATGGAACAACCCGCTATCGTCCAAACGACGGTCGAGAGACAAAAAACGGTTGCGAATCGATGTAATTTCATATCGGATAGCTCCTTCAAAGGTTTTCGGAAACGTAAGTCATTGCTGTACATCATGTGGAGAGGGAGTCGGACGACGGGTGTGATGAAACACGAGATACCACCACTTTAATGTGTAGGCGAACAAGAAGACACACATCCATGCCCACGGTCGAAGTGTCGTCAATCCTTCGTAAAAATGTCTGAATTCTGTAATGTCAAGTCGGTACATGGAGTTCCAAATGAATAATGCATACATGAAAAGCATTGCTAACATCGCTCGAATCGATGCTTTTCTCAAGGCTGGATGCTTGATCGCGACGAAGATTGCACTGATAAGCGTGATGAAAAAGAAAGCATAGGACAATACCCACACCCACAAATCGTTGGTTGGTCCCATATGTATTTTCCTCCTCAGTTAATCATGGATGCGTCTAGAAGATCGTCTAAACAAAACAGAAAGAATGACATCGATCAGTAACCCGATCAAGAACCAACTGATCAAAGTCAGGATGTAGATCAGGAACAGCGGGATATGGAAGGAATCCAGCCAAGTTCCGAGGAAGGAACGTGACTCAAGTAGCCAGAAAACAGGGCTTGTGAGAAACAACAAGATGTTTTTGTCATCGTAACCGAAAGCATTAAATAAACAGACGGCAAGTGAAAGCAAGGGAAGCCAGAAACGAAAATCTTTTCGCATGATTATTCATCTCCTGTTTGAGTGGGATGCGTTTCATTGGACTTGAATCAAAAAAGCGGATAGACCGTCACCGCGTTCGTTCTACCGTGCACGAATTCCATAGATGTATGTTCCTTGAGCAGACGGTGCGGTGAAAACGCCATTTTTTAATGAGACCTGCTCACTTTTTGTTTTTAAATCCCATCGTACGACTTGAAGTATATATGGTTCACTATCAAAAGAGAGATGGATTTTGTCGTTTGGTGACACGATGACGGGTTTACTTTTTCAGTCATATAGCGCATCGACATAAATCATGTCAGCACATTGAGCACTGAATAAACTAAACCAGCAAGAAGAATCTTGAACAGTCGAAATGGGCTTAATGTTTATTTCGACTTATGGGTCGTAAGCTTCGGTACAAAATGGTTCAAAGTAAATAAAGTAGCAATCAGTATAGCTAAACAATCAATCAAAACATATTTCAGAATAGAAGTATTTTCTCTAAGAAATCAATATCATAAAACCTATAAATAGTCATTATATGGTTTTTTCCACAAAAGACTGTTGAATCCCTTCAAATGGATAGAGAAATTTTGAATGAGTCATCCGTTTCTATTTGTGACGGTTAGATGTTCGCAATTCATTGAAACCTTTTAAAGAGACAAACAATCGGTTTGGTATCAACATAGAGGGCACTTCTCTTATTGAATGGAATCACTAAACAAAAATGATGATGAGTAGGTTCTTTCGAAATTGACGTTTTCGCCACATATAGATTTATCCCTCATTTTTCTCAACCTGTGTCATAGGTTTATACCATACAAGATTGCGTCCTCTTCGTTTCGCCTCATAGAGTGCTCGATCAGCATCTTGAACGATATCCTGCAGGTTCTCTTTCTTGTTATGAGACTGTTCATGAAAAGCTAAGCCAATCGATACGGTAATCTGAATAGGGTGCTCGTTCTTAATCTGATAGTCATAAATCGAGCTAGTTGCTCGAATGACTTCAGCCAGTTCATATGATCGGAATAACTGTAAGTTTGGACAGACCATGATGAATTCTTCACCTCCATAACGACCGACAATGACGGAGTCCGGACAATGGTTTTGTAATAATCTACTGATTTGACGAAGAATCGCATCGCCTTGATCGTGTCCATATACATCATTGATACGCTTAAAATGATCGACGTCAAGCATTAAGATCGAAAAAGGAGTTTCTGTTTTTAGCAGTTGTCGAACAGATTCTTCAAGTTTTCGGCGATTATACAGACCGGTCAACCCGTCAATGCCTGCCTCCTGGCATGCTTGATGATAGCGGGCATATTGAGCACGTATCGTTTCGAGAGAGGCATGGATTAAAATACCCGATCCGAAGTGAATCAATATGAATTGTAGTGTATTCGTTTCCTTCATGTGTGAAGTCGATTCTATGAAATAAATGAGAGGAAGGGAAATTAGGAGACTCGCCGCAAGCAGAACAAAAAAACTGATTGACTGGGTGATCATTCTTTTTTTCAGAAGTATGATGACATAGAAGACTACTCCATACGTGAGAACGTAACTCATGGCATGCCAAATGTCAGTCGTCTGATAGACAAAGAGACCTTGACAAAGTTGCAAGGACACTAGCGTGATAAGTCCGACTTGATGTCCTCCATAGTAGAGGCTGACCATTAAAAATAGGATGGATAAATCGATGGAAAATCCATGAAGATCAATTGCTTTTAGAAGGATCCAAATACTTGCAGCATTCGAGAACAAAATGAGTGAAACCAAATGAATGATACTTGAGAGTTCGGCTTGACGGGATTGAACCATTGAAAGAAAAATGCACTGGAGATCAGGATTAACAGTAGTGACGATACACTGACAATGAATTGATCCATAGCATGAAGCATCGAAAAAATCCTTTCGTGAGGAACCGTTGATAGAGAGTCATCAGTAAGTATCAGAGCCATTCATTCAGACGATAGAAGTGGAATGGTAAAAATGATAAGAGGTGTCTAATCGATGTATCATTCTTATATCTTTAAGTATTAAGTATACGTCATATGGTTATGTACCACTATCTATTTTTTGTAATATTCTAACTTTTTAAGGAGATTCAATTATGCACAGTAAAAAGAGTGATATCTTTTTTGCGATATCACACTCTATTTACTATAGGAAAGATTTCGTTATTTAAGTGGGATTCAAGATGAATCATCCAGCTTTTCTTGAAGAAATCATGTTCCTTTTACGAAGAAAGGAGGAATCAATGCTTCTCCCAGTGGGCTTGATAATCGAGAATATATTGACTTAGGGGAATCGGCTCGGTACCAGTCACCTCGCGGAACTGACGGTTCGTTCGTTTCGTGAGTCCAAGACTAATCGGGAGGTGTAACATGATGACTTCATTGACGTAGCTTTTCGGATATCCTTTTTGAACCATCTTCATTTGGAAGAATGGAATCGAAGGGTTCGTGTAACGGATCGTCTTTCCTAGGAGTAGCGTCATCAGACTTGCGATCTCATGGAAACCGAAAACTTCCTCGCCATGCAACGTATAGACACGATTGAAATGGGGAGCAGGATGTTCGAGGCAATGGATGACGAACGTCGCGATATCCCGGATGTCGATCATGCTTGTCTTCCCAAGACCAGCTGGCGTAACGATTTGCTCGTGAAAACGGATGTCATCACGCATGAAGAGATTCAAATTTTGCATGTAGTATCCGGGACGGATGATCGTAAACGGGATGCCGGTCTCTTGAATGATCTTTTCAATCGCATGGTGAGGTGTCAGCGGAAAGACTGGAACATCCTTGAACGAGAGATAAACAATGTGCCGGACTGAGGTGAAGCGCAAATAGCGCAGAAAGAGATGGAACTGTCGTGTTGATACTTGGGACGGATACATCAAAAAGAGTTGATCGACGCCTTTTAACGCTTGTGAAAACGTTGAGATATCGGCGTAGTCCAGGTGACGATAGTGAAAAGCATTGCCGAATTTCTCTGAAGCAGCTGCTGGGTCGATGACAGCCGCATGAAAGGGAATATGTCGCTTCATCATTGCATGACCGACGGCTAGTCCAACGTTTCCTGTGAATCCTGTTACTAAAATCGTCATGTGTAACGTCCTTCCTGTACACTTGACTGAACTGCTGTTTGATGAGAAGTAAATCATGATATGTCTAAGAAAAAGTGAGGTGGTAAATCGTCCGCTAATTGCTTTATCGTAACTTGATTGAGCGTATTAAAGAACGAAATCAGTGCAACATCTAATAGTTGATCTAACGCACGTACCTGATAACGCGTTCCCGGAAAAAGCGGACGTTCGAATAACGCGACGACATCTCCGACCCGGACAGTATGACTCAATGGGAGGAGTTGAACACCGCCTTCTCGTCCAGCATGGGTTCGTAAAAGACCTGCTCTTCCTAAAATTGAAATAATCTTCGTGAGATGCTCGTACGAGATGTTACATTGAAGCGAAATGTCTCTCGTCTTTACGTATTCTCCTCTTCGTGTCATCGATTTTGAGGTGTGTGCCAAAAAAAGTAATGTCAGTAAGCCATGTTCCGTAGCACGTTTCAACCGCACGACCGCATCTCCTTTCATTTTTGACTGACGATGATATCAGACAATCAAGAGGCAATATCGCGTCATGGAGGAAAAGGGCGCTTTCGTCATGTAAACATGCGTGTAGGAATCATCGAATGTGATCAAAGCAGAAATGAGGTGTGCGCGAATGTACCGACAGGAGAGGCTTCGCCGTTGAGGCGTAATCAGTTCATCTCTTCGAGAGTCGAAGTCGAGCAACAATTGCAATGGGTACTCTGTGAATATCGTCACCTGACAATGAATGCCGAGCCGGTGATAATAATCGACGATGCATTGACGAACGAACAGTGCTCGTTCATGAGTAATCATATGCTTTGCCCTCCTCTTCATTTACCCAATCGGATAGGTGGTCTTTTATATATTGCCGAAGGGTGATCGGTCGTTCACCAATTAGTTCTAGAAAGTGGTTATCCGTCTCATCCGCTAGACCTAATAAGATCGGCACATGAAGTTTGATGATTTCATTGGTTTCTTCGTAAGACAATCCATGTTGCATCATAAAGGACCGGAAAAAATCAATCGACGGGTTCGTATACATGATCTCTGTTTCAAGTTCTTCTCCGAGAAGCCGGGCGACTTCGTAAAAATTGTAAGCCGCTTCACCGCTGATCGTATAGATTTTATTGAAGTGAGTGGCTGGGTTTTCAAGACACGTCATCACGACGGTCGCTACGTCACGGGCATCAATCATGCACGTCTTACCAATTCCTGCCGGTGCGAAGAGGTGTGCATGATCTCGTAACATATCTCGCATGAACATGTTTAAATTCTGCATGTAGTAGCTAGGACGAATGATCGTGTAGGGAATGTCGGTTTGGCGAATGACGACTTCAATACGATGATGTGGCGTGAATGGGAGGGATAGAGCGTCTTTGGCTGAGAGGTA
This region of Exiguobacterium acetylicum DSM 20416 genomic DNA includes:
- a CDS encoding GGDEF domain-containing protein, with protein sequence MKETNTLQFILIHFGSGILIHASLETIRAQYARYHQACQEAGIDGLTGLYNRRKLEESVRQLLKTETPFSILMLDVDHFKRINDVYGHDQGDAILRQISRLLQNHCPDSVIVGRYGGEEFIMVCPNLQLFRSYELAEVIRATSSIYDYQIKNEHPIQITVSIGLAFHEQSHNKKENLQDIVQDADRALYEAKRRGRNLVWYKPMTQVEKNEG
- a CDS encoding NmrA family NAD(P)-binding protein → MIFITDFSSPIGQLVSQRMRTEEQPFCIGVSDPQAASELYGEHFDFRRFDVQDASTFVEALAGCDQIFLEFPANADLETFEYFIHYLRQTALQHIVYLSAKDALSLPFTPHHRIEVVIRQTDIPYTIIRPSYYMQNLNMFMRDMLRDHAHLFAPAGIGKTCMIDARDVATVVMTCLENPATHFNKIYTISGEAAYNFYEVARLLGEELETEIMYTNPSIDFFRSFMMQHGLSYEETNEIIKLHVPILLGLADETDNHFLELIGERPITLRQYIKDHLSDWVNEEEGKAYDYS
- a CDS encoding NmrA family NAD(P)-binding protein, with amino-acid sequence MTILVTGFTGNVGLAVGHAMMKRHIPFHAAVIDPAAASEKFGNAFHYRHLDYADISTFSQALKGVDQLFLMYPSQVSTRQFHLFLRYLRFTSVRHIVYLSFKDVPVFPLTPHHAIEKIIQETGIPFTIIRPGYYMQNLNLFMRDDIRFHEQIVTPAGLGKTSMIDIRDIATFVIHCLEHPAPHFNRVYTLHGEEVFGFHEIASLMTLLLGKTIRYTNPSIPFFQMKMVQKGYPKSYVNEVIMLHLPISLGLTKRTNRQFREVTGTEPIPLSQYILDYQAHWEKH
- a CDS encoding RrF2 family transcriptional regulator; protein product: MRLKRATEHGLLTLLFLAHTSKSMTRRGEYVKTRDISLQCNISYEHLTKIISILGRAGLLRTHAGREGGVQLLPLSHTVRVGDVVALFERPLFPGTRYQVRALDQLLDVALISFFNTLNQVTIKQLADDLPPHFFLDIS